A stretch of DNA from Telopea speciosissima isolate NSW1024214 ecotype Mountain lineage unplaced genomic scaffold, Tspe_v1 Tspe_v1.0672, whole genome shotgun sequence:
GGAAATTATTCCATTaccaaccaaaagaaaagaacttcAATTGATCGATCACATAAGCTGTATAACCAAGGAGCAAAAGACCCAGACCAATTAAAATCCCCACCAAGACTAAAAGCCAAAGCTTCCAAATTGTGATTAATTCTCACATGTTTACTATCACACCATAAAATAAAGATAGATTCAATCATTCAAAAGAAACTGATAAGTATAGAAAATCTATGTCTAACGTTCCTAAACTCACTCCACAGCATAAGAACATTCACAAGAAAAAAGGTGACAACTCCTTCTGCATCCAAAGTGTAGAATAAGCGTTGAAGTGCTTAACTCACTAGCATGTTTTTCCTCTCACCTACACGAAGAGGAAACTTATTAGGATAAAAACTGAAAACCTGAAATCTGCcccattgtaattttttaaaactaaCGCATTTACCTTTGTCATTTTCGCAAAGATCATtatcaataataataaaaaaaaaaagtattaccAGCTATCTATTTCATGAGTTCGATCCATAGAGCTCGCCGATAGTCCACCTAGAGAAAAATCAGTCTCCTCCTGAATTTGTTGTGATGATGGTTCCTGATACATCATTTTCAAAGTATCAAGATCCCTTGCAACTTCCTTCATTGTAGGCCTATCTTCCCTTCTATCCTCTAGGCAGTTTCTTGCAATCTCAGCAACTACCAATAATTGTTGTCTGTTCCCATCGTTGTCCACTATTCCGTCAGCAAGAATCCGAAAAAGATTCCCATCTTTCATTGAAGATACAAAGTACCATGCAAGGGCTTTCCGTTCCCCAGATTCATCtataaaaactggatttttcCCAGTCAAAAGCTCCGCTAGAACAACTCCAAAACTATAAACATCGCTTTTATCAGTTAGTTGCCCTGTAGGAAGACATTCCGGGTCTATGTACCCATGAGTCCCTTGAATTAATGTTGTCTTTTGAGTTTGATCTAGAGGAACCAATCTTGAAGCTCCAAAATCAGATACTTTAGCATTGTATTTATCATCCAGTAGTATATTCGAAGACTTGACATCCCTATGAAAGATAGGAATTGAATGAGAAGAGTGCAAATAGGCCAGGGCATCGGCTGATTCTGCAGAAATTCTTAAACGATTTTCCCATGAAAGAATAGCTGCTTTATTCTCGCTATGGATATGTTGGTAGAGGGTTCCATTGGAGACGAATTCATAAACTAACAAAGGTACCTCTGTCTCTAGGCAACAACCCAAGAGCTTCACCACGTGCCTGTGATTGACTTGAGAGAGGATATCAACCTCATTTATAAACTGTATAATCTGGGCTTTGTCCATAATTTTGGATTTCTTAACGGCAACAACTTTCCCACCGGATAGGATTCCCTTATAAACTGTACCAAACCCTCCTTGTCCGAGTATTTGACTCTTATGGAAGTTCTGGGTTGCCCTCTTTAGCTCTTTTATGGTAAAAATCTTGGCAATATCTTGGACCCCTTTATACGAAGCTATCTGTTGCTGTAATAACATACCTCCATTTTGTTTAAAGAATCTCATGAGCTGTCTTTTCTTAATTCCCCAATAGATAAGGAAAATGAAGATAGGTAGAGCTATGGTGCATACACTGATACCtgcaaaaattaaaaacagaTTTTAGATGTATAATTAAACTTTTGTAATCTATAACTTGTCTTTAACATTGAGGATTTTATTTGGTTAGAAGTATGCAAACCGGCTAGTGATGGGTTGTAATGTTTGGCCAACCTCGGATAGGGCTTTAGGCATAGGTTTACATATATCCATTATTCAAATGATCTTGGCTTCGGCTTAGGATTTTAAcataatataaattaaaaaatgtcCAAATGGCTTAGCTCAATTTCTATGTGTTTTTTGGGCttaagattattattattatttttttgggtgaaatttgGGCTTAGGATTGAAGCATAATATATAATGTCTAGCTCAACAAAATACttctttcctaattttttttttggggtgggggggggggggagtgtgaGGTCAACGTCTAGATTTCCGAAGGGAAATCAAACCTCAAGGTCTCTTTTGacagggagtcgccacctagattagAGTTCAGAACCCatgcaaaaaataaacaaaaaatactCCATCCAAACTGATCCAATCCAAAAGTTGGGGTCTGTATCAGGTTGCGGTccaaggaaggtgttaggcactcCGATCTACCCAGTTGGACTTCTACCCTAAGTTAATGCATTTGAATGATCTCAAGTAGAAATAAACAAATATGTTATGAAATCACACACAAATCACAAAAAGGGGATGCATGGTAAACCTAAATCCAGCTTTGCCCTACATGGTTAGTATACTGAATTTAAAGCATATAAGGTATAAAAAGAGAGTAATCGTAAGCTAACATGTTGGAGATATTTATGCACATGCTGAAAATTACAGATTTGTCATTCATAACATCAAAGCATGAAAAATGGGCAAGATAAAGCATAAAAGAATTGAGATCACAGCAAATATGAGCATAAGTATCTTAAGCATGGTGATGGGCATCTGATACATCAGAAATATTGAAATAAATGAAGGGAAATTCATGCATGGGAACTTATGAAAATACCCTTGATACTAATTTAGCATAGAGAGTGTGAGAATCATAAGAAAATGGAGGGGTGATggatctaaaaccctaaataaaagaaaaatatattaaaacagCAATGAAAACTTCTTAATAAACCAAAGCATGTTGGAAACAATCAAATCAAAGGGTTCAAAGCATGTTGAAAACTCCGACAATGAAAATAAATGAGAACAGTGAAATCTATCTTAGTACCAATGAAAAATCAAGAATAATAGTAAACTAATCCTAAAAGAACTAAAGAAGGGGTGGGGAATACCTCTGATCTACTAGGAATAGGAGTGATGGACAGAGTACATGCGAAACACAAATCAGAAAACCATATCGCTCTGCACAACACTGCTGCCCCATGAAGGGCAGCAATGATACATGCTCAACTAAAAAGGGATtaaaaacaacagaaaaattgagaaaatatgAAATAAATACTACAAGAAAGAATACTCACCTTCCTAAAACCTTCGTGAAGGAAGGAAAATCATTTGAGTGGCCTAGACTCAAGTATAGGAAACTTGAAGTCGGAACTAATCCAGCAACACAACAACTCAACCCCCAAAGTATGCTCCAATATACGTATCTTTGCAAAAACCTTGTTGGGATCGAATCGGCAATTTTTCGGAATCCCCTAAAACGTGTAAGGATCATCTATTTATAGTTTTTAAGGTCCCAAAATCGTGCAAGATATGGGTCATAAAATTCCATTAGAGGAGAATATTATTGCCATAAGAAGAAGGGTTGGTTTTAGCTTTGGATTGAAGGGAACCACTTTGATCCACCAAAGGAAGGTTTGTAGGGTCTTATGGAAGGTTTTTTGAGTTCTAAAACGTGTCTAGGGGATGCTAAGGTTGTGGGATTAGAAACAAAGTCCAATCCCGAGCTGGGATCTACCAAATCCCTAGAATTTCACCAAAACGGCATGGGATGAACAAAAATGGCATGGAGTGTCTAcaaaatgcccctctttgaTTGAGACTATGAGATAGTTGAAAGTCAAAGAAGTGATTCTTTAAACACAACACATTGTCAATGATCGAAAAACAACTCGATACCTTGCTTAAGGTTACCAAGGTGGAAATCTTGTGAGAACATTTAAAAACGCTTGCCGAAAGAAATTGTCTTTAAAAACaatcttatttgaaaatatgcATGTCTGATTGGTTACCTGTTTGACAGCG
This window harbors:
- the LOC122648268 gene encoding putative wall-associated receptor kinase-like 11 → MRFFKQNGGMLLQQQIASYKGVQDIAKIFTIKELKRATQNFHKSQILGQGGFGTVYKGILSGGKVVAVKKSKIMDKAQIIQFINEVDILSQVNHRHVVKLLGCCLETEVPLLVYEFVSNGTLYQHIHSENKAAILSWENRLRISAESADALAYLHSSHSIPIFHRDVKSSNILLDDKYNAKVSDFGASRLVPLDQTQKTTLIQGTHGYIDPECLPTGQLTDKSDVYSFGVVLAELLTGKNPVFIDESGERKALAWYFVSSMKDGNLFRILADGIVDNDGNRQQLLVVAEIARNCLEDRREDRPTMKEVARDLDTLKMMYQEPSSQQIQEETDFSLGGLSASSMDRTHEIDSW